The Podospora pseudocomata strain CBS 415.72m chromosome 3, whole genome shotgun sequence genome window below encodes:
- a CDS encoding hypothetical protein (EggNog:ENOG503Q4PK; COG:G) has product MTTTPNRRHSTMWWDDDTIERTVTRMFVCSHLIPEEIERLDRTLGFGDGLTDGTYWEWIEQKAKRIFLILVELKVPDQIFGVIDDSWDDEDLPIARDQVERLALTPTRDSRLEQEFYEKQFYYLLRPLRKGEHVIYQDSEVVPLEVVEKKHVPGQTPFFDKVMLPGYPGTVFCRVKMPIGGGYSSPEDFLFDVNGIRNVQNDHLASYWASYVQQGYGYALFTNAADYTLKGLLTTTPACFKNMEKKARRRQVMEWIHCLIDTVCFLHNRGLSHGNIKPSTVLFASENHIFLSDLLGYTGLDRNSFDKESYDYAAPEQWFKPSSPSSTSFHRRGTVTSTTASPESPNYITSRSTPDSSQHPMAMMHAPTPHLSPQAADIFSLGCIILDLLSFLVKKHGRPFATHRAAKHKTPSRGGAVPDSSFHRNLSQVESWMTLLVKEAQKKEKDDDIFKGIAPMLHIVEHMLSSHPTDRPDAQDLQTRMYKILTDHCGILEPHCVHQYDNGWDFGMASLKLDTTGNRRASGSSGHHHPRNSIGSRGSGRSSGSVQDLRGQETFLVPRLSRSRSSRGPPSVASSRAPLFTAPREGWKGPMTFWQTDSRMMATR; this is encoded by the exons ATGACAACGACTCCTAACCGACGTCACAGCACCATGTGGTGGGACGACGACACCATTGAACGCACAGTCACACGCATGTTTGTGTGTAGCCATCTTATTCCTGAGGAAATCGAGCGACTCGACCGCACCCTGGGCTTTGGCGATGGCTTGACCGATGGGACTTATTGGGAGTGGATCGAGCAAAAGGCCAAGAGGATCTTCCTCATTCTTGTCGAGCTCAAAGTCCCTGACCAGATCTTCGGCGTGATTGACGACTCGTGGGACGACGAGGACCTGCCTATTGCTCGGGACCAAGTTGAGCGACTCGCCCTGACCCCTACCAGAGACAGCAGGCTGGAACAGGAATTCTACGAAAAGCAGTTTTACTATCTACTTCGACCTCTGCGCAAGGGCGAGCATGTCATCTACCAAGATAGCGAGGTGGTTCCGCTGGAGGTGGTCGAAAAGAAGCACGTCCCCGGCCAGACCCCTTTCTTCGACAAGGTCATGCTTCCAGGCTACCCAGGAACCGTATTCTGTCGTGTGAAGATGCCGATTGGCGGCGGCTACTCGAGCCCGGAAGACTTTCTGTTCGACGTGAACGGCATTCGCAACGTCCAGAACGACCATCTCGCTTCTTACTGGGCGTCCTATGTTCAACAAGGCTATGGCTATGCCCTCTTCACCAATGCGGCCGACTACACTCTCAAGggcctcctcaccacaacGCCAGCATGCTTCAAGAACATGGAGAAAAAGGCACGACGGCGACAGGTCATGGAATGGATCCACTGTCTCATTGACACGGTGTGTTTCCTTCACAACAGAGGCCTATCTCACGGCAACATCAAGCCTTCCACAGTCTTGTTTGCCAGCGAGAACCATATCTTCCTTTCAGACTTGCTTGGTTACACTGGACTGGACAGAAACTCGTTCGACAAAGAGTCATATGACTACGCGGCGCCGGAGCAGTGGTTTAAACCGAGCTCACCATCGTCAACTTCGTTTCACCGCCGAGGAACGGTGACATCCACGACAGCTTCACCTGAAAGCCCCAACTATATCACCAGCCGTTCCACCCCCGATTCCAGCCAGCACCCGATGGCCATGATGCATGCACCCACGCCTCACCTGAGTCCCCAAGCGGCAGACATCTTTTCCCTCGGTTGCATAATTCTGGacctcctcagcttcctgGTAAAGAAGCACGGAAGACCGTTCGCAACACATCGGGCCGCAAAGCACAAGACCCCTAGCAGGGGCGGTGCTGTCCCTGACTCGTCGTTTCATCGGAACCTATCTCAGGTCGAGAGCTGGATGACCCTACTGGTCAAGGAAGCCCagaaaaaggagaaggacgaCGACATATTTAAAGGCATCGCCCCTATGCTTCATATTGTTGAGCACATGCTTTCCTCTCATCCTACCGACCGCCCTGATGCCCAAGACTTACAGACGAGAATGTACAAGATTTTAACGGATCATTGCGGGATTCTGGAGCCGCACTGTGTACATCAGTATGACAACGGCTGGGACTTTGGCATGGCAAGCCTGAAGCTTGACACCACTGGTAATAGACGAGCCAGTGGCAGTTCAggacatcaccacccgcgAAACAGCATTGGAAGCAGAGGAAGCGGACGAAGCTCAGGTTCTGTTCAAGACCTGCGGGGCCAGGAAACCTTTCTAGTCCCTCGGCTCTCCAGGTCCAGGAGCTCTAGAGGACCTCCTTCCGTTGCATCGAGCCGGGCTCCCCTTTTCACCG caccaagagAGGGTTGGAAAGGCCCAATGACGTTTTGGCAAACGGATTCGCGAATGATGGCCACTAGGTAG
- a CDS encoding hypothetical protein (COG:S; EggNog:ENOG503NTW3), producing MGPSTVDRALKAAEHDAATPISPTPTHHELPHRTSAEIERVISASSVSSASSSHSARSRRPSTVGTGIVGVGMSRVSTSRDLPPTELGRIQTARSQHSATVGRSIRSRRSRASLVKPLPPFGAGKPYPPLLPNQEDFVVEFDGPDDPLHAQNWPMAKKLLTATMLGYTTMIASFGSSIFSAATRAVATDFGVSPDVSLLGVSLYVLGFATGPTFWAPLSELKGRRLPLVASMFGFTIFNLACGTAKDLQTVLITRFFAGFFGACPLAVVAAVFSDMFDNRTRGMAITVFSMTVFTGPMLAPFIGGFMVEDESIGWRWTAYLIAIMGAVAFIIDLIFLEETYPPVILVSKAAELRRRTLNWGIHAKQEEIEIDVKELITKNFSRPMRLLFCEPIVTLLSVYMAFIYGLLYLFLTAYPFVFMGVHGMSAGVAGLTFFGMIIGQIIAGVTVLMQQPWYARKLAANNGVPVPEWRLPSVIAGGVAFAIGLFWFGWTGFTKDIHWIWPTLSGLMTGFGIASIFLQALNYLVDSYLMFAASAIAGNTFLRSLAGAAFPLFARYMFEGMGTQWASTLLGCIGVALVPIPVIFYMYGDRIRAKSAYAPTFGAGPEVAESETGDDSELGHGEKEAPGSVPRTDMDAAQRAV from the exons ATGGGACCCAGCACCGTCGACCGCGCCCTCAAGGCGGCAGAACACGACGCCGCCACCCCaatctccccaaccccaacccaccatgAGCTCCCCCACCGAACAAGCGCCGAGATTGAGCGCGTCATTTCCGCCAGCTCGGtatcctccgcctcctcctctcactcGGCCCGGTCCCGCAGACCCTCCACCGTCGGCACCGGCATAGTCGGCGTGGGCATGTCCCGAGTCTCTACCTCCCGAgacctccccccaaccgaGCTCGGCCGCATCCAGACCGCCCGCAGCCAGCACAGCGCAACCGTCGGCCGTTCCATCCGCTCCAGACGAAGCCGTGCCTCCCTCGTCAagccccttccccccttcggCGCCGGAAAGCCATATCCACCCCTCCTACCCAATCAAGAGGACTTCGTCGTCGAGTTCGACGGCCCTGATGACCCCCTCCACGCTCAAAACTGGCCCATGGCCAAGAA ACTTCTCACAGCAACAATGCTAGGCTACACAACAATGATCGCCTCCTTCggctcctccatcttctccgccgccacccgCGCCGTCGCAACCGACTTTGGCGTATCCCCTgacgtctccctcctcggcgtaTCCCTCTACGTCCTCGGCTTCGCCACCGGCCCAACCTTCTGGGCTCCCCTATCCGAGCTCAAAGGCCGTCGTTTACCCCTGGTAGCCTCCATGTTCGGcttcaccatcttcaacctcgcctGCGGAACCGCCAAAGACCTCCAGACCGTCCTCATCACGAGGTTCTTTGCCGGTTTTTTCGGTGCTTGCCCCCTTGCTGTCGTTGCAGCTGTCTTCTCAGACATGTTTGACAACCGCACGCGTGGCATGGCCATCACCGTGTTCAGCATGACTGTCTTTACCGGTCCCATGCTGGCGCCGTTTATCGGCGGGTTcatggttgaggatgagagcaTCGGGTGGAGGTGGACGGCCTATCTCATTGCGATCATGGGTGCTGTCGCTTTTATTATCGATCTGATCTTCCTCGAGGAGACCTATCCCCCCGTTATTCTGGTCAGCAAAGCCGCcgagctgaggaggaggaccctCAACTGGGGCATCCACGCCAAGCAGGAAGAGATTGAAATCGACGTCAAGGAGTTGATCACAAAAAACTTTTCCCGGCCGATGAGGCTTCTCTTCTGCGAGCCGATCGTCACGCTGTTGTCGGTGTACATGGCGTTTATTTACGGGCTGCTCTATCTCTTTTTGACGGCGTATCCGTTTGTCTTCATGGGGGTCCACGGCATGTCTGCCGGTGTGGCCGGGCTCACGTTTTTCGGCATGATTATCGGGCAGATCATCGCCGGTGTTACCGTGTTGATGCAGCAGCCTTGGTATGCGAGGAAGCTGGCTGCCAACAATGGGGTGCCGGTTCCTGAGTGGAGGTTGCCCTCTGTCATTGCTGGAGGTGTGGCTTTTGCGATTGGGTTGTTTTGGTTCGGGTGGACGGGTTTCACCAAGGATATTCACTGGATTTGGCCGACACTTTCTGGTTTGATGACGGGATTCGGGATAGCCAGCATCTTCTTGCAGGCGCTGAACTACCTCGTCGATTCGTATCTGATGTTTGCCGCTTCGGCAATCGCGGGCAACACCTTCTTGCGGTCGTTGGCCGGAGCGGCCTTCCCGCTGTTTGCGAGATACATGTTTGAAGGGATGGGCACCCAGTGGGCCAGCACGCTTCTTGGTTGCATCGGTGTGGCGCTCGTGCCTATTCCGGTCATCTTTTACATGTATGGTGATCGGATCAGGGCGAAGAGCGCTTATGCCCCGACCTTTGGTGCTGGGCCGGAAGTGGCGGAGAGTGAGACGGGGGATGATTCTGAGCTCGGGCACGGAGAGAAGGAGGCGCCTGGCAGCGTGCCCAGGACGGACATGGATGCTGCCCAGAGGGCAGTCTAA
- a CDS encoding hypothetical protein (EggNog:ENOG503P6MH): MIAPSFLPLHKFLDNFSMATSTSPTSEPATTTPSGETTKNERTYPCSCHCGSITFTVTLSPPLAEQTVMECNCSICRRVGYLLVFPPKGAVVFSEDSLPRLSRYQFNTKQIDHLFCGNCGSSLGIDFREFRQKGYGISVRAFNDVDLEGLKYKKGDGKAKLPPYSDLSGVQWALDHPAGENERKEKAM; this comes from the exons ATGATTGCCCCATCCTTCCTCCCTTTACACAAGTTTCTTGACAATTTCAGCATGgcaacctcgacctcgccaacctcggagcctgccaccaccacccccagtGGTGAAACAACCAAAAACGAGCGAACCTACCCCTGCTCCTGCCACTGCGGTTCGATAACCTTTACCGtgaccctctcccccccgcTGGCAGAGCAGACAGTGATGGAATGTAACTGCTCGATTTGTCGACGGGTTGGGTATCTGCTTGTTT TCCCCCCCAAAGGAGCAGTCGTGTTCTCCGAAGACAGCCTCCCTCGTCTCTCCCGCTACCAGTTCAACACCAAACAAATCGATCACCTCTTCTGCGGTAACTGCGGCTCCAGCCTGGGCATCGACTTTCGCGAGTTTCGGCAGAAGGGGTACGGGATCAGCGTGAGGGCGTTCAACGATGTCGACCTGGAAGGGCTGAAGTACAAAAAGGGGGATGGAAAGGCCAAGCTCCCTCCTTATAGTGATTTATCCGGGGTCCAGTGGGCTTTGGACCACCCTGCTGGCGAGAACGAGCGGAAGGAAAAGGCTATGTAG
- a CDS encoding hypothetical protein (COG:Q; EggNog:ENOG503NYSA), translated as MAPSPYAGHPSRGDSWFAPLSIDLIVKVFKTTFFHPFIAWIIPLCFRAQNMHWDAPPMLVSFAWAGAITLIWMAGVINDRLAFGLPREVDLSEEVIVITGGASGLGLLIAEVYGMRGATVAVLDVEEMENGEARGVTYYKCDVGDKEQIAKVAEKIERELGPPTILINNAAVVLGKPLLSLSLPEIDRSLTTNLLSHFYTIKTFLPGMTRSETGGTIVTISSVIGTLGAAQLTDYAAAKAGVTALHKSLSAELKESHPEIRTVLVTPGQLSTPLFAGVKTPNAFLAPVVEPVDVAKEVIRAIDNGQNASIGMPLYARWVDWYNVLPVGVQKVVRGLAGVDRGMRTFQGRAGSGLGRKGKLEAF; from the exons ATGGCGCCCTCCCCCTACGCCGGCCACCCCTCCCGAGGGGACAGCTGGTTcgcccccctctccatcgaCCTGATCGTCAAAGTCTTCAAAaccaccttcttccaccccttcatcGCCTGGATCATCCCCCTTTGCTTCCGCGCGCAAAACATGCACTGGGACGCGCCCCCCATGCTCGTCTCCTTCGCCTGGGCCGGCGCCATCACCCTGATCTGGATGGCTGGCGTGATTAACGACCGTCTCGCCTTTGGCCTCCCTCGTGAGGTGGACCTCAGCGAGGAGGTCATTGTCATCACTGGTGGCGCTTCCGGGCTCGGGTTGCTGATTGCTGAGGTCTATGGTATGCGCGGCGCGACGGTTGCCGTGCTGGAcgtggaggagatggagaatggggaggCAAGGGGGGTGACGTATTACAAGTGTGATGTTGGCGACAAGGAGCAGATCGCAAAGGTTGCCGAGAAGATTGAGCGCGAG CTCGGCCCCCCTACAATCCTGATCAACAACGCAgccgtcgtcctcggcaaacccctcttgtccctctccctccccgaaaTCGACCgttccctcaccaccaacctcctctcccactttTACACTATCAAGACCTTCCTCCCGGGCATGACGCGCTCCGAGACCGGCGGAACGATTGTGACAATCTCGTCCGTCATTGGCACCCTCGGCGCCGCGCAGCTGACGGATtacgccgccgccaaagctGGCGTCACCGCTCTTCACAAGTCTCTCTCGGCGGAACTGAAGGAATCACACCCCGAGATTAGAACGGTGCTTGTCACCCCGGGGCAGCTCTCCACGCCTTTGTTTGCTGGGGTGAAGACACCCAACGCGTTCTTGGCCCCGGTGGTGGAGCCGGTTGATGTGGCGAAGGAGGTGATCAGGGCGATTGACAACGGGCAGAATGCGAGCATTGGGATGCCGCTTTATGCGAGGTGGGTTGATTGGTATAATGTGCTGCCTGTGGGTGTGCAGAAAGTAGTAAGGGGGTTGGCCGGGGTGGATAGGGGGATGAGGACTTTTCAGGGAAGGGCAGggtcggggttggggaggaaggggaagctTGAGGCTTTTTAA
- a CDS encoding hypothetical protein (EggNog:ENOG503NU7Y; COG:P) has protein sequence MSSAQEPLISASERVDAGGDHDEQQGDEAGRLESGKAIPAAPSWFIWLLTLSAGISGLLFGYDTGVISSTLVSLGESLSNRPLNSLDKSLITASTSLFALLVSPFSSVLADSLGRKRVILVADVLFVLGAGVQAACSTVWVMVVGRSIVGMAVGAASFVVPLYIAELAPAEHRGRLVTMNVIFITLGQVVAYIVGYGFGEYGHPETAWRWMVGLGGLPAVVQLFMMTVMPETPRWLVMVGRGLEARGVVEKVAGGKVAARDVDATVKSIEIEVREEQDARRLRRRRGDSKAGWAEGFDELFNIRRNKRALAIACLLQGLQQLCGFNSLMYFSATIFEMLGFPIPTLTSLVVAVTNFAFTLVALLIIDRIGRRRILLWSIPWMVFGLLLAAFGFFLSGVTDSDAPGSPVVILISIMIYVAGYAIGLGNVPWMQSELFALNVRSLGSGIATATNWGANFVIGLTFLMLMDLLGPPLTFTLYALICIGGYVLIWIFYPETAGLSLEDAASLLEDDNWGVR, from the exons ATGAGCAGCGCGCAGGAACCTCTTATTTCGGCCTCGGAGCGGGTAGATGCTGGTGGGGATCATGATGAACAACAAGGCGATGAAGCCGGCCGTCTCGAATCCGGGAAAGCGATCCCCGCGGCGCCGAGTTGGTTTATCTGGCTGTTGACCTTGTCGGCGGGGATATCAGGGTTGCTGTTTGGTT ACGACACAGGCGTCATATCATCTACTCTCGTCTCCCTCGGCGAGTCCCTCTCCAACCGACCGCTTAACTCCCTCGACAAGTCACTCATCACcgcttccacctccctcttcgcgCTTTTGGTCTCGCCGTTCTCGTCGGTTCTTGCCGATAGTCTCGGAAGGAAAAGAGTAATACTCGTGGCAGATGTGCTGTTTGTTCTGGGAGCCGGGGTGCAAGCAGCATGCTCAACAGtttgggtgatggtggttgggaggagtATCGTTGGTATGGCGGTGGGAGCAGCAAGCTTCGTCGTGCCGCTATACATTGCTGAGCTGGCCCCGGCGGAACACagagggaggttggtgaccATGAACGTTATCTTCATTACATTGGGCCAGGTCGTTGCGTACATTGTTGGATATGGATTTGGGGAATATGGGCACCCAGAGACCgcgtggagatggatggttGGCTTGGGAGGATTGCCAGCAGTGGTGCAGCTTTTCATGATGACGGTTATGCCCGAAACACCGAGATGGTTGGtcatggtggggaggggattggAAGCTAGGGGTGTCGTTGAGAAAGTTGCTGGCGGAAAGGTTGCTGCCCGCGATGTCGATGCTACGGTCAAAAGCATCGAGATCGAAGTTAGGGAAGAACAAGATGCAAGACGGCtgcgaagaaggagaggtgaTAGCAAGGCCGGCTGGGCCGAAGGTTTCGACGAGCTGTTCAACATCAGGAGAAATAAGAGGGCGTTGGCGATCGCTTGCTTATTGCAGGGCTTACAGCAATTGTGTGGTTTT AACTCGCTCATGTACTTCTCGGCGACCATCTTCGAGATGCTCGGCTTCCCGATCCCGACTCTTACCTCCCTTGTCGTGGCAGTCACCAACTTCGCGTTTACCTTGGTGGctcttctcatcatcgacCGCATTGGAAGAAGACGCATCCTTCTCTGGTCTATTCCATGGATGGTGTTTGGGCTACTCCTTGCtgcctttggcttctttcTGAGCGGAGTCACAGATAGCGATGCGCCCGGATCTCCAGTCGTCATCCTGATCAGTATCATGATATATGTGGCAGGCTATGCGATTGGCCTCGGAAACGTCCCATGGATGCAGAGCGAGTTGTTTGCCCTCAACGTGCGGTCGCTGGGAAGCGGCATAGCAACGGCCACAAACTGGGGCGCCAACTTTGTCATTGGCCTGACctttttgatgttgatggaCTTGTTGGGCCCGCCGCTGACGTTTACTCTATACGCCTTGATCTGCATTGGAGGGTACGTGTTGATCTGGATATTCTACCCAGAGACAGCCGGCTTATCTCTCGAAGACGCTGCCTCGCTGTTGGAAGATGACAATTGGGGTGTGAGGTGA
- the RGP1 gene encoding Golgi membrane exchange factor (Ric1p-Rgp1p) subunit (COG:S; EggNog:ENOG503NWFK) produces MSPDGPNSSSNNNSSSSNIRVFVRWHEQVVFAGEEVKCTITFKNVARPPGSNNCNGSSNNHVSTPPSSLKPFSQRERLRQPSPLHPGASSSSGGRSKHSSSSSLAPPSAAAAGGRGHHRSSLSLSVPSAASRARAGSIQSPTPWTPATPNSPALSARGGGGGGNGGGVSSPSGSGKQRNGHGHKRSVSIVSIGSSVSTIGGGGDDGQSVAGSASSKRSGRGHTRASSLQILPRGGLFNGPRSATTPRLTASQSSPLFHASYPPERSMNGRRSGGSTAPGTPRVGGSKISPTSEPPNPLAEFRFPAAASPATPITPGMPPTPGPGRSEDDLLSSSGATAGFLNNLPIRQRDQVPTINEHGATLPARVLSTTSIAGTPRSSGEFYSMSNNSSETLASEYVLHQPLRTQPRPPHSRRTSNLVPTAVRPPESLMMGYAQVQGSFTLDGSLVNLAPFEAVKRKAVVGGHGGGVIGLETNTKRDSGLLRSFGWGSITSSIGELLGGGELSTIKEMRGLAGSKAVPLLSTPQSILFVDLQLGPGESMAYEYTFKLPKGLPPTHRGKAIKISYSLVIGTQRPGGAKEQQVKSVDIPFRVLGSVNSHGEILGHDLMSPYIILRDQAVVKPASKESSSSSQLMVSKPKPSPPTPGPASTMASFLSYVDELLTKSHDNPTAGLLSPTAMPTSRRPSTYSMSDAGFGGLPPPTAKEAIDLAILRSNLTTSPGQQSTNRFEIARNGRRVGVVMLARPAYRLGEIVTLVIDFSNAEIPCYAVHAALETSEKILDPGLALRSEASVYRVTRKVWVSQSEAAMYGRRVVFQPTIPVSATPEFETTGIGLGWRVRLEFVVPVDLEPQLGTNNNNRQQEQQKGGLGDVEEEEEEEEEEEEEEGEGDRLRGRGEEGVGLGLSGVNTGGNGGQVVKSKGHPLLEEISRDDRGGLVMVAVENLTCESFEVAVPLRVYGAVCNGLERLERDEALEEGLVV; encoded by the exons ATGTCGCCCGACGGCCCCAACAGCAgtagcaacaacaacagcagcagcagtaatATCCGAGTCTTTGTGCGCTGGCACGAGCAGGTCGTCTTcgctggcgaggaggtcaagtGCACCATCACGTTCAAAAACGTCGCCCGTCCACCAGGCAGCAACAACTgcaacggcagcagcaacaaccatGTCTCAACACCGCCGAGTAGTCTGAAGCCCTTTtcgcagcgggagcggcTGCGCCAACCTTCCCCTTTACACCCcggcgcatcatcatcatcgggtGGGAGGTCGAAGCACAGTTCTAGCAGCAGTCTCGCGCCGCcgtcggctgctgctgccgggggCAGGGGCCATCACAGGTCGAGTCTCTCGCTTTCCGTCCCGTCTGCGGCTTCCCGAGCGAGGGCGGGTTCGATTCAGAGTCCGACTCCGTGGACGCCCGCGACGCCGAACTCACCTGCGCTTTCGgcgaggggtggtggtggtggtggtaatggtGGAGGCGTGTCATCGCCGTCTGGATCGGGGAAGCAGAGGAATGGGCATGGGCATAAGCGGTCTGTGTCGATTGTTTCGATTGGGTCGTCGGTGAGCACgattgggggtggtggggatgatgggcagAGTGTTGCTGGCTCTGCGAGCTCTAAGCGGTCGGGGAGAGGTCATACTAGAGCTTCGAGTCTCCAGATTCTGCCGAGGGGTGGCTTGTTTAATGGGCCGCGGTCTG CAACTACGCCGAGACTAACAGCTTCGCAATCTTCGCCTTTATTTCACGCGTCATACCCACCCGAACGAAGCATGAATGGGCGGCGCTCGGGTGGCTCAACTGCGCCTGGGACACCGAGGGTCGGAGGTTCGAAGATTTCGCCCACGTCAGAGCCGCCGAATCCGCTGGCAGAGTTTAGATTCCCTGCGGCAGCTTCACCGGCTACGCCGATAACACCTGGGATGCCGCCAACGCCGGGCCCGGGACGCTCAGAGGATGACTTGCTTAGCTCGAGTGGAGCGACGGCTGGGTTCCTGAACAATCTGCCTATACGTCAGCGAGACCAGGTTCCGACGATTAACGAGCATGGCGCCACGCTGCCGGCAAGGGTTTTGTCGACTACGAGTATAGCGGGAACACCCAGAAGCAGTGGCGAGTTTTATTCGATGAGTAACAACTCATCCGAGACGTTGGCCTCCGAGTATGTGCTACATCAGCCGCTTAGGACGCAGCCGCGTCCGCCCCATAGCAGGAGGACGTCAAATCTTGTGCCTACTGCGGTGAGGCCGCCGGAAtctctgatgatggggtaTGCGCAGGTGCAAGGGTCATTTACGCTGGATGGATCGCTCGTGAATCTCGCGCCGTTTGAAGCGGTGAAGCGGAAGGCGGTAGTTGGTGGGCACGGGGGTGGTGTTATTGGGTTGGAAACGAACACCAAGCGGGACAGCGGTCTGCTGAGGAGCTTTGGATGGGGGAGTATCACCAGCTCGATTGGAGAACTGCTaggcggcggcgagctcAGCACGATTAAGGAAATGCGAGGGCTCGCGGGCTCCAAGGCGGTGCCCCTTTTGTCAACACCACAGTCAATCCTGTTTGTTGATTTACAGCTGGGACCCGGGGAGAGCATGGCTTATGAGTACACGTTCAAGCTCCCCAAGGGATtgccaccaacccaccgagGGAAAGCCATAAAAATCTCCTACAGCCTGGTGATTGGCACCCAACGGCCTGGAGGTGCGAAAGAGCAACAAGTCAAATCAGTCGACATCCCATTCCGCGTCCTAGGGAGTGTGAACAGCCACGGCGAGATTCTGGGGCACGACCTCATGTCTCCGTATATCATCCTGCGAGACCAGGCGGTCGTAAAACCGGCCAGCAAGGagtcgtcatcctcttctcagCTGATGGtctccaaaccaaaaccctcaccccccacaCCAGGTCCAGCATCAACCATGGCCTCGTTTTTGTCCTACGTGGACGAGCTGCTCACCAAATCCCACGACAACCCCACTGCCGGGCTGTTATCCCCAACAGCGATGCCCACCTCGCGGCGTCCATCGACGTACTCGATGTCGGACGCCGGTTTCGGCGGGCTACCACCCCCGACAGCGAAAGAAGCCATCGACCTTGCTATCCTCCGCTCCAACCTGACCACCTCCCCGGGCCAACAGTCGACCAACCGGTTCGAGATTGCGCGCAACGGCCGCCGCGTTGGGGTGGTCATGCTTGCCCGACCGGCCTACCGGTTGGGAGAGATTGTGACGCTGGTGATTGATTTTAGTAATGCGGAGATACCCTGCTACGCGGTCCACGCAGCGCTGGAGACGTCGGAGAAGATTCTCGATCCGGGGCTTGCGCTGAGGAGCGAGGCAAGTGTTTATAGAGTGACAAGAAAGGTGTGGGTGAGCCAGAGCGAGGCGGCCATGTACGGACGGAGGGTAGTGTTTCAGCCGACGATACCGGTGAGTGCGACGCCGGAGTTTGAGACGACGGGGATTgggctggggtggagggttaGGTTGGAGTTTGTGGTGCCTGTTGATTTGGAGCCGCAGCTtggcaccaacaacaacaatcgGCAGCAGGAACAGcagaagggggggttgggggatgtggaagaggaggaggaggaggaggaagaggaggaggaggaggaaggggaaggggataggttgagagggagaggagaggaaggggtggggttggggttgagcgGGGTGAATACTGGTGGGAATGGAGGGCAGGTGGTGAAGAGTAAGGGGCATCCGTTGCTCGAGGAGATTAGCAGGGATGATagagggggtttggtgatggtggcggtggagaaTTTGACGTGTGAGAGCTTTGAGGTGGCGGTGCCGTTGAGGGTATATGGGGCTGTTTGTAAtgggctggagaggttggagagggatgaggcgttggaggaggggttggttgtttag